A stretch of Corallococcus exiguus DNA encodes these proteins:
- a CDS encoding DUF2378 family protein, which translates to MEEEIVYRHTVEGVFRSIGDRLTPELRTKLKDVGLDLDAQSPHHTPRKTFAEAIRVTVEHLYPQLDVGEGYRRLGIGIIQGMEQTVLGKSLVSMWPIFGPERVVVRIQESFSTVNNYMRSELLTQGPGHHIIRVNECNGNPGYLRGLIEAGLAKAGAKNLRVEPFDFDGHACSYRIRWGG; encoded by the coding sequence GTGGAAGAAGAGATCGTCTATCGCCACACGGTGGAGGGGGTGTTCCGCTCCATTGGTGACCGGCTCACTCCGGAGCTCCGAACGAAGCTGAAGGACGTGGGCCTGGACCTAGATGCTCAGTCTCCGCACCACACCCCTCGGAAGACCTTCGCGGAGGCCATTCGCGTCACCGTCGAACACCTGTACCCCCAACTCGACGTAGGCGAGGGCTACCGGCGCCTGGGCATCGGCATCATCCAGGGGATGGAGCAGACCGTGCTCGGCAAGTCGCTCGTGTCCATGTGGCCCATCTTCGGGCCCGAGCGCGTCGTGGTTCGCATCCAGGAGAGCTTCTCCACCGTCAACAACTACATGCGGTCGGAGCTGCTCACCCAGGGCCCCGGGCACCACATCATCCGCGTCAACGAGTGCAACGGGAACCCGGGCTACCTGCGCGGTCTCATCGAAGCGGGGCTGGCCAAGGCCGGCGCCAAGAACCTGCGCGTCGAGCCCTTCGACTTCGATGGCCACGCCTGCTCCTACCGCATCCGGTGGGGCGGCTGA